The following proteins are co-located in the Sphingomonas donggukensis genome:
- a CDS encoding cell division protein FtsQ/DivIB: MSRAPASRTLKRKAQPTRGRKPAKKIGLMDKAVAALPVSEQTLRKTTGWSMFAVACAVLIAMASWLGIPGTIGTAVAESVGRAGFRVEQIEVTGLNRMERMTVYAVALDQRSRAMPLIDLSEVRSRLLDYPWIADARVSRRLPDTLVIDIVEREPVAIWQSQGQLMLIDVTGKPLEPVSPDAMPALPLVIGEGANEREPQYQALMQSAPALKSLVKAATWVGDRRWDLLFDSGERLALPEGEAAAAKALAKFAELDRTDRLLGKGYIRFDMRDASRMVLRMPSGSQSKAITGEGA, encoded by the coding sequence ATGAGCCGCGCGCCCGCGAGCCGCACCCTGAAGCGCAAGGCGCAGCCGACGCGCGGGCGCAAGCCTGCGAAGAAGATCGGCCTGATGGACAAGGCGGTCGCCGCGCTGCCGGTCAGCGAACAGACGCTGCGCAAGACCACCGGCTGGTCGATGTTCGCGGTCGCCTGTGCCGTGCTGATCGCGATGGCGTCGTGGCTCGGCATCCCCGGCACGATCGGGACCGCGGTTGCCGAAAGCGTCGGGCGGGCGGGCTTCCGCGTCGAGCAGATCGAGGTGACGGGGCTCAATCGGATGGAGCGGATGACGGTCTATGCCGTCGCGCTCGACCAGCGCAGCCGGGCGATGCCGCTGATCGACCTGTCGGAAGTGCGGTCGCGCCTGCTCGACTATCCGTGGATTGCGGACGCGCGCGTCTCGCGGCGGCTGCCCGACACGCTCGTCATCGACATCGTCGAGCGTGAGCCGGTCGCGATCTGGCAGAGCCAGGGACAGCTGATGCTGATCGATGTGACCGGCAAGCCGCTGGAGCCGGTGTCGCCCGACGCCATGCCCGCGCTGCCGCTGGTGATCGGGGAGGGCGCCAACGAGCGCGAGCCGCAATATCAGGCGCTGATGCAGTCGGCCCCGGCGCTCAAATCGCTGGTGAAGGCGGCCACCTGGGTCGGTGACCGGCGCTGGGACCTGCTGTTCGACAGCGGCGAGCGGCTGGCGCTGCCCGAGGGGGAGGCGGCGGCGGCCAAGGCCTTGGCGAAATTCGCCGAGCTCGACCGTACCGACCGACTGCTGGGCAAGGGATATATCCGCTTCGACATGCGCGATGCGAGCCGGATGGTCTTGCGCATGCCGAGCGGATCGCAGAGCAAGGCGATCACGGGGGAAGGCGCCTGA
- a CDS encoding D-alanine--D-alanine ligase: MKALHVAVLMGGWSGERPVSLMSGAGVADALEQRGHRVTRIDMDRDVAARLAEAKPDVVFNALHGSPGEDGTVQGMLDLMGIPYTHSGLAASVIAVDKVLTKNQLVPHGIPMPGGRIVRSEEVFAGDPLARPYVLKPVNEGSSIGVAIVTDDGNYGNPIGRDVAGPWQDFAELLAEPYIRGRELTTAVLGDRALGVTEISPKTGWYDFDAKYTDGLADHVFPAQIPDEIADACKRIAVDAHRILGCKGASRSDFRWDDDRGVDGLFLLEVNTQPGMTPLSLVPEQAAHCGISYSELVQWIVDEALGK, from the coding sequence GAGCGGCCCGTATCGCTGATGTCGGGTGCGGGCGTTGCCGATGCGCTGGAGCAGCGCGGGCACCGGGTGACGCGGATCGACATGGACCGCGACGTCGCCGCGCGGCTGGCGGAGGCGAAGCCCGACGTCGTGTTCAACGCCCTCCACGGCTCGCCGGGGGAGGACGGCACCGTCCAGGGCATGCTCGACCTGATGGGCATCCCGTACACCCACTCCGGCCTCGCCGCGTCAGTGATCGCGGTGGACAAGGTGCTGACCAAGAACCAGCTCGTCCCCCACGGCATCCCGATGCCGGGCGGGCGCATCGTGCGGTCGGAGGAGGTGTTCGCCGGCGACCCGCTGGCACGCCCCTATGTGCTGAAGCCGGTCAACGAAGGCTCCTCGATCGGCGTCGCGATCGTCACTGACGACGGCAATTACGGCAACCCGATCGGCCGCGACGTCGCGGGGCCGTGGCAGGATTTCGCCGAACTGCTGGCCGAACCCTATATCCGCGGGCGCGAACTCACGACCGCGGTGCTCGGCGATCGCGCGCTGGGCGTGACCGAGATCAGCCCGAAGACGGGCTGGTACGATTTCGACGCGAAATACACCGACGGGCTGGCCGATCACGTCTTCCCGGCGCAGATCCCCGACGAGATTGCGGATGCGTGCAAGCGGATCGCCGTCGATGCGCACCGTATCCTCGGTTGCAAGGGCGCGAGCCGCTCCGATTTCCGCTGGGACGACGATCGGGGCGTGGACGGGCTGTTCCTGCTCGAGGTCAACACCCAGCCCGGCATGACGCCCTTGAGCCTCGTCCCCGAACAGGCCGCACATTGCGGCATCAGCTATTCGGAGCTGGTCCAGTGGATCGTCGACGAGGCACTCGGCAAATGA